One segment of Luteolibacter arcticus DNA contains the following:
- a CDS encoding DUF1553 domain-containing protein, whose amino-acid sequence MKRVVPFLVISAASASEAPLSYAFDVRPILSDRCFGCHGPDGDKGREAGLRLDTFEGATAKLESGERAIVPGDLKASAMVARIRSHDPEEIMPPAKLNRPLTDAERDVLVRWIEQGAVYERHWAFVAPKKHEPPAVKDAGWSKDDIDRFVLGKLEKEKLSPNPEADRATLLRRVSLNLTGLPPSPEQLQAYLADASPDAYEKQVDALLASPRYGERMAQDWLDVARFADTYGYQSDANCFVWPWRDWVIGAFNSNLSYDKFASWQVAGDLLPDATQEQKLATMFNRLHRQTQEGGSIEAEFRQENISDRVHTFGTAFLGLTMECSKCHDHKYDPLPQSDYYSMASMFGQIDENGLYPFSLSTSAPEPSMRLQKPHHGAEIAKRRTALEAAEKHLRELPASREAAFEAWFAAKPTISLTPRAGHYPLDAAAPLANLVPDRKPATVSGGQLKNVPGDAVEFDGDTELHLQGFAGVTRHDPLSVSLKIFSPDAKDRAVILQSGPAMFSQVADASGFELLLEKGKLRWSCIHLWPGCAASIETSEPFPVGKWVQVTVTYDGTSRAGGLKMYFDGKPAATAVVTDQLDKNITAGEFRLGARPRDDRGFAQGQIDELSVFRAELVAMEVDALASGSPDKIAEAARTGNAAAKDGLRDYYLRHVDPEMAAARTAVTAARKNLHDNYLDHIPLIMVMEESPVPKQHYILTRGDYASPDLTKPVQPSPPSAVMPFPADAPKNRLGLANWMTDPANPLVSRVAVNRFWMMCFGNGIVPTQENFGLQGDAPSHAALLDTLSHDFVASGWDVKKLLKRIVMSSTFRQSSSNTAEKLERDPANRLLARGPAYRLSGEAIRDQALFAAGLLVEKVGGPSVKPWQPPGVWSEAGASGGDYVPDKGEGLYRRTLYTFRKRTAPPPMLTTLDAGSREICQARRLTTNTPLQPLIFLNDQSFFECARKLAERCVAQAPGDAAAQCDRAFAILACRAPRPAERAAIAELHAAQRATYEKDRAAALSVAGKDDPSLAALVVVCSTLLTSDAVITNR is encoded by the coding sequence GTGAAGCGAGTTGTGCCATTTCTTGTGATTTCCGCGGCCTCTGCTTCCGAGGCCCCGCTGTCCTACGCCTTCGACGTGCGGCCGATCTTGTCGGACCGCTGCTTCGGCTGTCACGGACCCGATGGGGACAAGGGCCGCGAGGCCGGGCTGCGGCTCGACACCTTTGAAGGAGCGACGGCCAAGCTGGAGAGCGGTGAACGGGCGATCGTGCCCGGCGATCTCAAGGCCAGCGCGATGGTTGCGCGCATCCGCTCGCACGATCCGGAGGAGATCATGCCGCCGGCCAAGCTCAACCGCCCGCTGACCGACGCGGAGCGGGACGTGCTGGTCCGCTGGATCGAGCAAGGCGCGGTCTATGAGCGGCACTGGGCTTTCGTCGCGCCGAAGAAGCATGAGCCACCCGCGGTGAAGGATGCGGGATGGAGCAAGGACGACATCGATCGCTTCGTGCTCGGCAAGCTGGAGAAGGAGAAGCTTTCGCCGAATCCGGAAGCGGATCGCGCCACGCTGCTACGCCGCGTGTCGCTTAATCTAACAGGTCTGCCGCCGTCGCCGGAGCAACTGCAGGCCTACCTCGCGGACGCATCGCCGGACGCGTATGAAAAGCAGGTGGACGCATTGCTCGCGTCGCCGCGCTATGGCGAGCGGATGGCGCAGGACTGGCTGGATGTGGCGCGCTTCGCGGACACCTACGGCTACCAGTCGGATGCCAATTGCTTCGTGTGGCCTTGGCGGGATTGGGTGATCGGCGCGTTCAACTCGAACCTTTCCTACGACAAATTCGCGAGCTGGCAGGTCGCCGGAGACCTGCTGCCGGATGCGACCCAGGAGCAGAAGTTGGCCACGATGTTCAACCGCCTGCATCGCCAGACACAGGAAGGCGGGTCGATCGAGGCGGAGTTCCGCCAGGAGAATATATCGGACCGTGTGCACACCTTCGGCACCGCCTTCCTCGGGCTGACGATGGAGTGCTCGAAGTGCCACGACCACAAGTACGACCCGCTGCCGCAGAGCGACTACTATAGCATGGCGTCGATGTTCGGGCAGATCGACGAGAACGGGCTCTATCCTTTTTCTCTCTCCACCAGCGCGCCCGAGCCATCGATGCGGCTGCAGAAGCCTCATCATGGGGCGGAGATCGCGAAGCGGCGTACTGCGCTGGAAGCGGCGGAGAAGCATCTCCGTGAACTGCCCGCCAGCCGGGAAGCTGCCTTTGAAGCGTGGTTCGCTGCGAAGCCCACGATTTCGCTCACGCCGCGCGCCGGCCACTATCCGCTGGATGCGGCGGCGCCGCTCGCAAACCTCGTTCCAGACCGCAAGCCCGCCACGGTTTCCGGCGGACAACTGAAGAATGTGCCCGGCGATGCGGTGGAGTTCGATGGCGACACGGAATTGCATCTCCAGGGATTCGCCGGGGTGACCCGGCACGATCCGCTTTCGGTGTCACTGAAGATCTTCAGCCCGGATGCGAAGGACCGGGCGGTGATCCTGCAAAGTGGTCCGGCCATGTTTTCCCAGGTTGCGGACGCGTCGGGATTCGAGCTGCTGTTAGAGAAAGGCAAGCTGCGCTGGAGTTGCATCCACCTGTGGCCGGGCTGTGCCGCGTCGATCGAAACGAGCGAGCCATTTCCCGTCGGCAAGTGGGTGCAGGTGACGGTGACCTACGATGGGACTTCGCGGGCTGGCGGATTGAAGATGTACTTCGACGGCAAGCCGGCCGCCACTGCGGTCGTCACCGACCAGCTGGACAAGAACATCACCGCGGGTGAATTCCGCCTCGGGGCCCGGCCGCGCGACGACCGCGGGTTCGCCCAAGGGCAAATCGACGAGCTGTCGGTCTTCCGCGCCGAGCTGGTGGCGATGGAAGTCGACGCGCTCGCAAGTGGCTCTCCCGACAAGATCGCCGAGGCGGCGAGGACCGGCAATGCCGCGGCCAAGGACGGCCTCCGCGACTACTACCTCCGCCATGTCGATCCCGAGATGGCCGCCGCGCGGACGGCTGTGACCGCAGCGAGGAAGAACCTCCACGACAACTACCTCGATCACATCCCGCTGATCATGGTGATGGAGGAAAGCCCGGTGCCGAAGCAGCACTACATACTCACCCGCGGCGACTACGCTTCTCCCGATCTCACCAAGCCGGTGCAGCCATCGCCACCGTCCGCGGTGATGCCTTTCCCGGCGGATGCCCCCAAGAACCGCCTCGGCCTTGCGAACTGGATGACCGACCCTGCCAATCCGCTGGTCTCGCGTGTCGCGGTGAACCGCTTCTGGATGATGTGCTTCGGCAATGGCATCGTGCCGACGCAGGAAAACTTCGGCCTGCAAGGCGACGCGCCAAGCCATGCCGCGTTACTCGATACGCTCTCGCACGACTTCGTGGCCTCGGGCTGGGACGTGAAGAAGCTGCTCAAGCGCATCGTGATGAGCTCGACCTTCCGCCAGTCGTCGAGCAACACCGCTGAGAAGTTGGAGCGCGATCCGGCGAATCGCTTGCTGGCACGCGGCCCGGCTTATCGCCTGTCGGGTGAGGCGATCCGCGATCAGGCGCTCTTCGCCGCGGGGTTGCTCGTTGAGAAAGTGGGAGGTCCCAGTGTGAAACCATGGCAGCCGCCCGGCGTCTGGTCGGAAGCCGGGGCCTCGGGTGGCGACTATGTGCCCGACAAAGGGGAGGGGCTCTATCGCCGCACCCTGTATACTTTCCGGAAACGGACTGCACCACCGCCGATGCTGACCACGCTCGATGCGGGAAGCCGCGAGATCTGCCAGGCACGGCGATTGACGACGAACACGCCGCTTCAGCCGCTGATTTTCCTGAACGACCAGAGCTTCTTCGAATGTGCGCGGAAGCTGGCGGAGCGTTGCGTGGCGCAAGCTCCGGGCGATGCCGCCGCCCAGTGCGACCGTGCCTTTGCCATTCTGGCTTGCCGGGCACCGCGGCCGGCCGAGCGGGCGGCGATCGCCGAACTTCACGCGGCCCAGAGAGCGACCTACGAAAAGGACCGCGCCGCCGCCCTCAGCGTGGCCGGCAAGGACGATCCATCGCTCGCCGCACTCGTGGTCGTCTGTTCCACGCTGCTCACCTCGGACGCCGTCATCACCAACCGCTAG
- a CDS encoding DUF1553 domain-containing protein, whose translation MTVEFSPFRRIAPWTAVVATAAFWGFAASGRGVAAEAASLPDKVSFNEHIQPLLSENCYHCHGPDSGTREPKKAPMRLDREADAFLPREDGKPVIVKGKPAESLLVKLINEKDPEKIMPPPASHKTLSPAQIALLEKWIEQGAPYEAHWSFIPVKRPALPEAGKDWAANPVDRFVAAKLDEQGLKPNSPEDLARFYRRLHLDLTGLPPAPEEVGAFLKAATGNPQAAIEAATDKLLATTASAEHFARQWLDAARYADTHGIHIDNFRSIWPYRDWVVRAFQANMPWDQFTTEQIAGDLLPNRTLDQQVATGFSRCLATTGEGGAIAEEYDAIYAKDRVETVSAVWLGLTTGCAACHDHKFDPISTKEFYSLTSFFRNTPMSALDGNNANHPPNVTVPLPEDRERLAALPAELAEQERLVAARKEAVRSAFEQWTKTARPSRTSRADSTLALHLPLDEEDGPLRGKADGAAKQWDAKLARVDAPAGKAVQVSDGIVDLGDLGSFKRGDRVTYGALIRVEGAPTGAVVARMNPGEAHRGWDLYLQGGVPAAHVIDSWPGKANKINGSEPLKPNEWHHVMVTFDGSKPAADTLELYVDGRKVKSTTTPNTVGTEIETKVPLRLGSREGGDSKLNGKVAVQDLRFYRRLLSPQEIGTLAQTGLIQGILTKPVEQRTKEQTETLFRYYLTTMDKPAQELMAKLDALKAEQTTLGGRGTVSLVMAEKPGEPFAHVLTRGVYSDKGEKVAPTTPAVLPPMAADAPKNRLGLARWLTDPANPLPARVTMNRTWYYFFGTGIVETNDDFGIMGARPSHPKLLDWLAAEFVDSKWDYRHMVKLIVTSAAYRQSGAVSGQKLEKDPSNRLVSRGPRYRMDAEVIRDTALAAADLLSPKVGGAPVRPYQPEGVWEAVAMKESNTRNYKADTGEALYRRSLYTLWKRTAPHPAMEIMNAPTREVFCVRRDRTNTPLQAFVTLNDPQFVEASRRLAEHAMAASSDPSQRVDFMTARLLSRVLPPEERKVVLDTFGVALAAYRTDAKQAQAMISNGESKADPKLDVPELAAWTLVASQLLNLDETLNK comes from the coding sequence ATGACCGTTGAGTTTTCACCTTTCCGCAGGATTGCCCCATGGACCGCCGTGGTAGCAACCGCTGCCTTCTGGGGTTTTGCCGCATCCGGCCGCGGTGTCGCGGCGGAGGCCGCGTCGCTTCCGGACAAGGTCTCGTTCAACGAGCACATCCAACCGCTGCTCTCCGAAAACTGCTACCATTGCCACGGACCCGACAGCGGGACCCGCGAGCCGAAGAAAGCGCCGATGCGGCTGGACCGCGAGGCGGATGCCTTCCTGCCGCGTGAGGATGGCAAGCCGGTGATCGTGAAGGGCAAGCCGGCGGAATCGCTGCTGGTCAAGCTGATCAACGAAAAGGATCCGGAGAAGATCATGCCGCCACCGGCGTCCCACAAGACGCTCTCGCCGGCGCAGATCGCGCTACTGGAGAAATGGATCGAGCAGGGCGCGCCCTACGAAGCGCATTGGTCGTTCATTCCGGTGAAGCGCCCCGCTTTGCCCGAAGCGGGCAAGGACTGGGCCGCCAATCCGGTCGACCGGTTCGTCGCGGCGAAACTCGACGAGCAGGGTCTCAAGCCGAATTCCCCGGAGGACCTGGCGCGCTTCTACCGACGCTTGCATCTCGATCTCACGGGCTTGCCGCCGGCACCGGAAGAGGTGGGTGCCTTCCTGAAAGCTGCGACGGGCAACCCGCAGGCGGCGATTGAAGCGGCGACCGACAAGTTGCTGGCCACCACCGCGAGTGCCGAGCACTTCGCCCGCCAGTGGCTGGATGCGGCCCGCTATGCCGACACCCACGGCATTCACATCGACAACTTCCGCTCGATCTGGCCGTACCGCGATTGGGTGGTGAGGGCGTTCCAAGCGAACATGCCTTGGGACCAGTTCACCACCGAGCAGATTGCCGGCGACCTGCTTCCGAACCGGACGCTCGACCAGCAGGTGGCGACCGGCTTCTCGCGCTGTCTGGCGACCACCGGGGAGGGGGGGGCGATTGCGGAGGAATACGACGCGATCTATGCGAAGGACCGGGTGGAAACCGTCTCGGCGGTCTGGCTCGGCCTGACCACTGGCTGCGCGGCGTGTCACGACCACAAGTTCGACCCGATTTCCACCAAGGAGTTCTACTCGTTGACCTCTTTCTTCCGGAACACGCCGATGTCGGCGCTGGACGGCAACAACGCGAATCATCCGCCGAATGTCACGGTACCGCTGCCAGAGGACCGGGAGCGCCTGGCCGCCCTTCCCGCGGAACTCGCGGAGCAGGAGCGCCTGGTCGCGGCTCGCAAGGAAGCGGTCCGGAGTGCCTTCGAGCAGTGGACGAAAACCGCGCGGCCAAGCCGGACTTCCAGGGCGGACTCGACGCTCGCACTCCACCTGCCGCTGGATGAGGAGGACGGTCCGCTCCGCGGCAAGGCGGACGGAGCCGCTAAGCAATGGGACGCGAAGCTTGCGCGAGTGGATGCCCCGGCGGGCAAGGCGGTGCAGGTGAGCGACGGGATCGTGGATCTCGGCGACCTCGGGAGCTTCAAGCGCGGTGACCGCGTGACCTATGGTGCGCTGATCCGGGTCGAGGGAGCGCCGACGGGCGCGGTGGTGGCGAGGATGAATCCGGGCGAGGCGCACCGGGGGTGGGACCTCTACCTGCAAGGCGGCGTGCCAGCCGCCCACGTGATCGATAGCTGGCCTGGCAAGGCGAACAAGATCAATGGCAGCGAACCCCTGAAGCCGAATGAGTGGCACCATGTGATGGTCACCTTCGACGGGTCCAAGCCTGCTGCCGACACGCTGGAGCTTTATGTGGACGGCCGGAAGGTGAAGTCCACGACCACGCCCAATACCGTGGGCACGGAGATCGAAACGAAGGTGCCATTGCGGCTCGGTTCGCGCGAAGGTGGGGATTCAAAACTCAACGGCAAGGTGGCGGTGCAGGACTTGCGCTTCTACCGCCGCCTGCTCTCCCCGCAGGAGATCGGCACGCTGGCCCAGACCGGGCTCATCCAAGGCATCCTCACGAAGCCGGTGGAGCAACGGACGAAGGAGCAGACGGAGACCTTGTTCCGCTACTACCTGACGACCATGGACAAGCCGGCGCAGGAGCTGATGGCCAAGCTGGACGCACTCAAGGCCGAGCAGACGACCCTCGGCGGCCGCGGCACCGTGTCGCTGGTCATGGCAGAGAAGCCCGGCGAGCCCTTCGCTCACGTGCTGACCCGCGGTGTCTATTCGGACAAGGGCGAGAAGGTCGCCCCTACGACGCCTGCCGTACTTCCACCGATGGCGGCCGATGCGCCGAAGAACCGGCTCGGTCTCGCCCGCTGGCTGACCGATCCGGCCAATCCCTTGCCAGCGCGGGTGACGATGAACCGGACGTGGTACTACTTCTTCGGCACCGGCATCGTCGAAACGAATGACGACTTCGGCATCATGGGCGCGCGTCCGAGCCATCCGAAGCTGCTCGACTGGCTGGCGGCCGAGTTCGTCGATTCGAAGTGGGACTACCGCCACATGGTGAAGCTCATCGTGACTTCGGCAGCTTACCGGCAGTCGGGCGCCGTCTCGGGTCAGAAGCTCGAGAAGGATCCCTCGAACCGTCTGGTTTCCCGTGGCCCTCGCTACCGCATGGATGCGGAGGTGATCCGCGACACGGCGCTCGCCGCGGCCGACCTGCTTTCTCCGAAAGTGGGCGGGGCACCGGTGAGGCCGTATCAGCCGGAAGGCGTGTGGGAAGCGGTGGCGATGAAGGAATCGAACACCAGGAACTACAAGGCGGACACCGGCGAGGCACTCTACCGGCGCTCCCTCTACACCCTGTGGAAGCGCACCGCGCCCCATCCCGCGATGGAGATCATGAACGCACCCACGCGCGAGGTCTTCTGCGTGCGCCGCGACCGGACCAATACGCCGCTCCAGGCCTTCGTGACCTTGAATGACCCGCAGTTCGTCGAAGCCTCGCGGCGGTTGGCGGAGCACGCGATGGCGGCGTCCAGCGATCCCTCGCAGCGCGTCGACTTCATGACCGCACGACTGCTGTCGCGCGTCTTGCCGCCGGAGGAGCGGAAGGTGGTGCTGGATACGTTCGGGGTGGCTCTTGCGGCCTACCGGACGGATGCGAAGCAGGCCCAGGCGATGATTTCCAACGGTGAATCCAAGGCCGATCCGAAGCTGGATGTCCCTGAACTCGCGGCGTGGACGTTGGTCGCAAGCCAACTCCTCAACCTCGATGAGACCCTGAACAAGTGA
- a CDS encoding LamG-like jellyroll fold domain-containing protein, with protein MKSSQTLRSSALLALVVVLPGHSPAAITPFAEYHLGEAGSMSGATKLPQDSSGNNRHFSSNISGGSVPLSPSPVTAPGSTHYIDTRALSPDQGWYSSNTFSGLATDNFAVGVYASAPSLDATPRDVIALGGGTSAFKISLAANGWAASSHNASWIGPANGYAGTFTANQWVHLALIRKNGVTTFYIDGVAKAGTYNGAPAHNSPHLSVNPGGTIFFNGRIDEARVVTFAGTDTEQDILAALGTPPLPIRYLVQDGENSYPAVALAAGLTSEVRPGSGLDRDFTTVVNPDGFTVSGTHTLKVLAGPSLQVNTPYDIFRFTASGAPTLNLGAFDLDLPPGAEATLAIDSAAAPDHYVTLTFQDLGVRTWNGTAAVGGSTWNTTTPNWKDVSLASVTFANGDSVVFDENAAVKNVSIAAGEVQPTLTEFAASSDYAVSGPGTIGGTGTLQMTSGKVTLSTAVNLSGAGGMTILPDATLQLENGGSLGSMPVANSGTMVFNPSAVLDIAAPISSSGTLTLSGSGTTVFSNTVGGAASIDAGATMELNAAVLRSHPTSNFTGAGTLRKTGANTAQWGASTATFALDPGALIDVQAGTLIGGSSNNEIWTENKADLHVEAGAAFESVEATVLVDALSGSGTLRAGYPGFANAGIVCGVADGSGSFGGAMVDYPIANAIGRLTKRGTGTQTLAGPNTYTGNTTVEAGALVLDVDGSLTFKIGANGVSNRITGTGAVTLDGVFVINLSGATLANGNSWNLVDVPNLTETYGDSFLVSGFTGASGVWTLVAGANTWTFTESTGNLTLAVGGGYSTWATANADGQGAELDFDADGVKNGIEYFLGETGSGMTVLPGPVTAGGATTVTWDRDPAASVTSFGVQFSTSLTSDWQPVPGAQLNLSDPAKIIYTFPAPLTGKRFVRLSVTP; from the coding sequence ATGAAATCCAGCCAAACACTCCGCAGCTCCGCGCTGCTTGCACTTGTGGTCGTCCTCCCCGGCCACTCCCCGGCTGCCATCACGCCCTTTGCCGAGTACCATCTCGGCGAGGCCGGCAGCATGTCAGGCGCCACCAAGCTCCCGCAGGACAGCTCCGGGAACAACCGTCACTTTTCCTCGAACATCTCGGGTGGCAGCGTCCCTCTCTCTCCCTCACCCGTCACCGCACCGGGTTCGACGCACTACATCGATACCCGTGCCCTCAGCCCCGATCAGGGATGGTACTCGAGCAACACCTTCTCAGGTCTTGCGACCGACAACTTCGCGGTTGGCGTGTATGCCTCGGCACCTTCGCTCGACGCGACCCCTCGCGACGTGATCGCCCTCGGGGGAGGGACCAGCGCTTTCAAGATCAGCCTCGCTGCCAATGGCTGGGCCGCCAGCTCGCACAACGCGAGCTGGATCGGGCCGGCGAACGGATACGCTGGAACCTTCACTGCCAACCAGTGGGTCCATCTCGCCTTGATCCGGAAGAATGGCGTGACGACCTTTTACATCGATGGCGTCGCCAAGGCCGGCACTTACAACGGGGCTCCGGCCCACAATAGCCCCCACCTTTCGGTCAATCCGGGAGGCACCATCTTCTTCAACGGCCGCATCGACGAGGCCCGCGTGGTGACCTTCGCCGGGACGGACACGGAGCAGGACATCCTCGCCGCGCTGGGGACACCGCCGCTGCCGATCCGCTATCTCGTTCAGGATGGCGAGAACAGCTACCCGGCGGTCGCGCTGGCCGCGGGACTGACTTCGGAAGTGCGCCCGGGCTCGGGGCTCGACCGCGATTTCACTACCGTCGTCAATCCGGACGGATTCACGGTCAGCGGCACGCACACCTTGAAAGTCCTGGCTGGGCCTTCGCTGCAAGTGAACACCCCGTATGACATTTTCAGATTCACGGCATCCGGGGCACCCACGCTGAATCTCGGAGCCTTCGATCTGGATCTGCCGCCCGGCGCGGAGGCCACGCTGGCGATCGATAGCGCCGCGGCTCCCGATCACTACGTCACGCTGACCTTCCAGGATCTCGGCGTGCGCACTTGGAACGGCACCGCCGCCGTGGGCGGCTCGACTTGGAACACGACGACCCCGAACTGGAAGGACGTGTCGCTGGCCTCGGTGACCTTCGCGAACGGCGATTCGGTGGTGTTCGATGAAAACGCGGCGGTGAAAAACGTCTCCATCGCGGCAGGAGAGGTCCAGCCCACGCTGACGGAGTTCGCCGCCTCAAGCGACTACGCGGTTTCCGGCCCGGGTACCATCGGCGGCACCGGCACGCTGCAAATGACCAGCGGCAAGGTCACGCTCTCGACGGCGGTCAATCTGTCCGGGGCCGGTGGGATGACGATCCTGCCCGATGCGACCCTGCAACTCGAGAACGGCGGCAGCCTTGGAAGCATGCCGGTCGCCAATTCGGGAACCATGGTTTTCAATCCCTCCGCCGTGCTCGACATCGCGGCACCCATCAGCAGCTCTGGCACCCTGACCCTCTCCGGGAGCGGTACGACGGTGTTTTCCAACACCGTGGGCGGCGCGGCCAGCATCGACGCCGGAGCGACCATGGAACTCAATGCTGCGGTCCTGCGGTCTCATCCCACGTCGAACTTCACGGGGGCAGGGACCTTGCGCAAGACCGGTGCCAACACGGCCCAGTGGGGGGCTTCCACGGCCACCTTTGCGCTGGACCCTGGCGCGCTCATCGATGTGCAAGCCGGCACCTTGATCGGCGGGTCGAGCAACAATGAAATCTGGACCGAGAACAAAGCCGACCTTCATGTGGAGGCGGGCGCGGCGTTCGAGAGCGTCGAGGCGACCGTGCTCGTCGATGCGCTCAGCGGATCCGGCACCCTTCGCGCCGGCTATCCCGGCTTTGCCAATGCCGGCATTGTCTGCGGCGTGGCCGACGGCAGCGGGAGCTTCGGGGGAGCCATGGTGGACTATCCGATCGCCAATGCCATCGGACGATTGACCAAGCGCGGGACCGGCACCCAGACCCTGGCGGGCCCCAACACTTACACCGGCAACACTACCGTGGAAGCTGGCGCGCTGGTGCTGGATGTGGACGGAAGCCTGACGTTCAAGATCGGCGCCAACGGCGTGAGCAACCGTATCACCGGCACGGGTGCGGTCACCTTGGACGGTGTTTTCGTGATCAACCTCAGCGGGGCAACCCTTGCCAACGGTAACTCATGGAACCTCGTCGACGTCCCCAATCTGACCGAGACCTATGGCGACAGCTTCCTCGTCTCCGGCTTCACCGGGGCCTCCGGCGTCTGGACCCTAGTGGCAGGCGCGAACACCTGGACCTTCACCGAATCCACCGGCAATCTGACGCTGGCTGTGGGAGGCGGCTATTCCACATGGGCGACTGCCAATGCCGACGGCCAAGGCGCGGAACTCGATTTCGACGCCGACGGCGTGAAAAACGGCATCGAGTACTTCTTGGGTGAGACCGGCAGCGGGATGACGGTGCTGCCTGGACCGGTCACCGCAGGCGGAGCCACGACCGTGACCTGGGATCGCGACCCGGCGGCCAGCGTGACTTCATTCGGAGTTCAGTTCTCGACCTCGCTGACCAGCGACTGGCAGCCGGTGCCGGGCGCCCAACTGAATCTCAGTGATCCCGCAAAGATCATCTACACCTTTCCTGCACCCCTGACCGGCAAGCGGTTCGTGCGACTTTCCGTGACGCCATGA
- a CDS encoding DUF1501 domain-containing protein, with protein MNTISDYNSAITRRQFFRKNGTGLGVAALSSLLGSGQAFSSSIEEALPHIAPKAKRAIYISLIGAPSQLDLFDYKPDLKKRFKEDLKDWLKKEGQRLTGMTSGQGSFPLAPTIFKFAQHGQGGAWISELLPWTAKMADDICIIKSMHTEAINHEPANQLVYTGSMQSGKASLGSWLSYGLGSMNEDLPTFVVLHATHSSPYSNVQAISARLWGSGYLPGKYAGVALRSKGDPVLYLQDSPGVSRDLRRKMLDGLNTLNQRSYEAVGDPEIQTRIQQYEMAFRMQASVPELADTSGEPEYVYELYGKDSKVGGTFAASALMARRLLERGTRFVQIFHRGWDQHGDLPRDLRSQCGDVDQGIYGLIQDLKQRGMLEDTLVIFGGEFGRTVYSQGTLNETNYGRDHHPRCFSLWMAGGGVKGGQVYGETDEMSYNIVQNPVHIRDLHATVLNQLGLNHEKLTYKFQGLDQKLTGVEKPAVVVKGILA; from the coding sequence ATGAACACGATCTCCGATTACAACTCCGCCATCACGCGCCGGCAATTCTTCCGCAAGAACGGCACCGGCCTCGGTGTGGCTGCCCTGTCCTCGCTGCTCGGCAGCGGCCAGGCATTTTCCTCGTCAATCGAGGAGGCGCTGCCGCACATCGCACCGAAGGCGAAGCGCGCGATCTACATCTCGCTGATCGGCGCGCCGTCGCAGCTCGACCTCTTCGACTACAAGCCGGACCTCAAGAAGCGCTTCAAGGAAGACCTCAAGGATTGGCTGAAGAAGGAAGGCCAGCGCCTCACGGGCATGACCTCCGGGCAGGGTTCCTTTCCGCTGGCGCCGACGATCTTCAAGTTTGCCCAGCACGGCCAGGGCGGCGCGTGGATCAGCGAACTGCTGCCGTGGACCGCGAAGATGGCCGACGACATTTGCATCATCAAATCGATGCACACCGAGGCGATCAACCACGAGCCGGCCAACCAGCTCGTGTACACCGGCTCGATGCAGTCCGGGAAGGCCTCGCTCGGCTCATGGTTGTCCTACGGCCTGGGCAGCATGAATGAGGATCTGCCGACCTTCGTGGTGCTGCACGCCACCCACAGCTCGCCGTATTCGAACGTCCAGGCGATCTCCGCCCGCCTGTGGGGATCCGGCTACCTGCCCGGCAAATACGCGGGTGTGGCCCTCCGCTCGAAGGGGGATCCGGTGCTTTATCTGCAGGATTCGCCCGGCGTCTCCCGCGACTTGCGGCGCAAGATGCTGGACGGCTTGAACACGCTGAACCAGCGCTCGTACGAAGCGGTGGGCGATCCGGAAATCCAGACCCGCATCCAACAGTACGAGATGGCCTTCCGCATGCAGGCTTCGGTTCCGGAGCTGGCCGATACCTCGGGCGAACCGGAGTACGTGTATGAGCTCTACGGCAAGGACAGCAAGGTCGGCGGCACCTTCGCTGCCTCGGCGCTGATGGCGCGGCGTCTGTTAGAGCGCGGCACCCGCTTCGTGCAAATCTTCCACCGCGGCTGGGACCAGCACGGCGATCTTCCGCGTGACCTGCGCTCGCAGTGCGGGGATGTCGATCAAGGCATCTACGGCCTGATCCAGGATCTCAAACAGCGCGGCATGCTGGAGGACACCCTGGTCATCTTCGGCGGCGAGTTCGGCCGGACGGTCTATTCGCAAGGTACGCTCAACGAAACGAACTATGGCCGCGACCACCACCCGCGCTGCTTCTCGCTGTGGATGGCGGGCGGCGGTGTGAAGGGCGGGCAGGTCTATGGCGAGACCGACGAGATGAGCTACAACATCGTGCAGAACCCGGTCCACATCCGCGACCTGCACGCGACCGTCCTGAACCAGCTCGGCTTGAACCATGAGAAGCTCACCTACAAGTTCCAAGGGCTGGACCAGAAGCTCACCGGCGTGGAGAAGCCGGCGGTCGTTGTGAAGGGTATCCTGGCATGA